A window of the Streptomyces sp. NBC_00250 genome harbors these coding sequences:
- a CDS encoding DUF6114 domain-containing protein: MTTDPPPEPTPGPGELGPPASSSPAADPAARTRGARAAFRRWRRTRPFWATVWTALGGFVIFFLPMAPLGKILQVGVGGIAGMAGGVVLMAMALLMLLLPSQRHTAGVIAVIAGVASFPLSNLGGLFVGMVLSVLGGSMAFAWLPEKPAKRRGGLLRRTRPDAGSSVPPVPPVPVGSGTV, from the coding sequence ATGACCACCGACCCGCCGCCCGAACCGACGCCCGGCCCCGGGGAGCTCGGCCCGCCCGCCTCCAGCTCGCCCGCCGCCGACCCGGCCGCGCGGACCCGAGGCGCCCGCGCGGCCTTCCGGCGCTGGCGCCGCACCCGGCCGTTCTGGGCGACCGTCTGGACGGCGCTCGGCGGATTCGTCATCTTCTTCCTGCCGATGGCGCCACTCGGCAAGATCCTCCAGGTCGGCGTCGGCGGCATCGCGGGCATGGCGGGCGGCGTCGTCCTCATGGCGATGGCCCTGCTCATGCTGCTGCTCCCCAGCCAGCGCCACACCGCCGGTGTCATCGCCGTCATCGCGGGGGTCGCCTCGTTCCCCCTGTCGAACCTCGGCGGCCTCTTCGTCGGCATGGTCCTCTCCGTACTCGGCGGATCCATGGCCTTCGCCTGGCTCCCCGAGAAGCCTGCCAAGCGGCGCGGCGGCCTCCTCCGCCGTACCCGACCGGATGCCGGCAGCTCCGTACCCCCCGTACCCCCTGTGCCCGTCGGGAGCGGAACCGTATGA
- a CDS encoding alpha/beta fold hydrolase, which translates to MSGPFHRGGGKRLLEATHGAAARTRDGPPERMFPPATAPAWERDERPMTLCRTRRADPGSLVVRSAPAVPTAAVLLLHGGRADGPEPPPALNLPALRMRPFATAVTRAVRGRDVLVAEVRYRHRGWNGESADAARDAESALVRLREQAGPVPVVLLGHSMGGRAALAAAGDPAVRGVVALAPWCPTGEPVDHLGGRRLYLLHDETDRVTSARASWDFVRRARAAGADAAGIPMPTGGHAMLRGAHLWHRRAAELTAALLSHG; encoded by the coding sequence GTGAGCGGACCGTTCCACCGGGGAGGCGGCAAGCGACTCCTGGAGGCCACCCATGGCGCAGCAGCCCGGACACGCGACGGTCCGCCTGAGCGGATGTTCCCGCCGGCCACCGCACCGGCGTGGGAGCGGGACGAACGCCCGATGACCCTCTGCCGCACCCGGCGTGCCGACCCCGGCTCCCTCGTCGTCCGCAGCGCACCCGCCGTACCCACCGCGGCCGTGCTGCTGCTCCACGGAGGCCGCGCCGACGGCCCCGAGCCGCCGCCCGCGCTCAACCTCCCCGCGCTGCGCATGCGCCCCTTCGCCACCGCCGTGACCCGCGCCGTCCGCGGCCGGGACGTACTGGTCGCCGAGGTGCGCTACCGCCACCGCGGCTGGAACGGGGAGAGCGCCGACGCCGCCCGGGACGCCGAGAGCGCACTCGTACGCCTCCGGGAACAGGCCGGACCCGTCCCCGTCGTCCTCCTCGGCCACTCGATGGGCGGCCGCGCGGCGCTCGCCGCCGCGGGCGACCCCGCCGTCCGTGGCGTCGTCGCCCTCGCGCCCTGGTGCCCCACCGGCGAGCCCGTCGACCACCTCGGCGGCCGGCGGCTCTACCTGCTCCACGACGAGACCGACCGCGTCACCTCGGCCCGCGCCTCCTGGGACTTCGTCCGCAGGGCCCGCGCGGCGGGCGCGGACGCGGCGGGCATCCCCATGCCGACGGGAGGCCACGCGATGCTGCGCGGCGCCCACCTCTGGCACCGCCGCGCGGCCGAGCTCACGGCGGCGCTGCTGTCGCACGGCTGA
- the fabG gene encoding 3-oxoacyl-ACP reductase FabG — protein MSTTEQRVAVVTGAARGIGAATALRLAAEGRAVAVLDLDEAACKDTVEKITAAGGTALAVGCDVSDSAQVEAAVARVAAELGAPTILVNNAGVLRDNLLFKMSESDWDLVMNVHLKGAFLMAKACQKHMVDAGFGRIVSLSSSSALGNRGQANYSAVKAGLQGLTKTLAKELGKFGITANAVAPGFIVTEMTAQTAERVGMGFEEFQAAAASVIPVQRVGRPEDVANAIAFFAGDDAGFVSGQVMYVAGGPLN, from the coding sequence ATGTCCACCACCGAGCAGCGCGTAGCCGTCGTCACGGGTGCCGCACGGGGTATCGGGGCCGCCACGGCGCTCCGCCTCGCGGCCGAGGGCCGCGCCGTCGCCGTACTCGACCTCGACGAGGCGGCCTGCAAGGACACCGTCGAGAAGATCACCGCCGCGGGTGGCACCGCCCTCGCGGTCGGCTGCGACGTCTCCGACAGCGCCCAGGTGGAGGCCGCCGTCGCGCGGGTCGCCGCCGAGCTCGGCGCGCCGACGATCCTCGTCAACAACGCGGGTGTGCTCCGCGACAACCTGCTCTTCAAGATGTCCGAGTCCGACTGGGACCTCGTCATGAACGTGCACCTCAAGGGTGCCTTCCTGATGGCGAAGGCCTGCCAGAAGCACATGGTGGACGCGGGCTTCGGCCGGATCGTCTCGCTCTCCTCCTCCTCGGCGCTCGGCAACCGCGGCCAGGCCAACTACTCCGCCGTGAAGGCCGGTCTCCAGGGCCTCACCAAGACCCTCGCCAAGGAGCTCGGCAAGTTCGGCATCACCGCCAACGCCGTCGCCCCGGGCTTCATCGTCACCGAGATGACCGCGCAGACCGCCGAGCGCGTCGGCATGGGCTTCGAGGAGTTCCAGGCGGCCGCCGCGTCCGTGATCCCGGTGCAGCGCGTCGGCCGCCCCGAGGACGTCGCCAACGCCATCGCCTTCTTCGCGGGCGACGACGCCGGCTTCGTCTCCGGCCAGGTCATGTACGTGGCCGGCGGCCCGCTCAACTGA
- a CDS encoding DUF6230 family protein, whose product MTQNLLRTRRIGPSLARMRTTGIRAAADWNARMLAEAADGTRRGTRWGRGALALVPSALAIGALGTALAQGALAANFSVAGQPFTLTSNGVEGSGFGAIVNTPAVGRPDGSTTTNTAMARVGFASAGLAGLCGIVHQTIAGVPYSLLLTGGQKVTANPPGTFTTDIDASNLYIQATELQAYGPTTLQNAVLGQSADQVTVAGKPLTGALPGGFGLGSAGGEGGSSIKLHGLNATAYDAEMAGALVLPDLKIRVVAGTATTC is encoded by the coding sequence ATGACTCAGAACCTGCTCCGAACGCGTCGCATCGGCCCGTCCCTCGCCCGGATGCGGACGACCGGCATCCGAGCCGCCGCCGACTGGAACGCCCGGATGCTCGCCGAGGCGGCCGACGGCACCCGCCGCGGCACCCGCTGGGGCCGCGGCGCGCTCGCCCTCGTCCCCTCCGCCCTCGCCATCGGCGCCCTCGGCACCGCATTGGCGCAGGGTGCGCTCGCCGCCAACTTCAGCGTCGCCGGGCAGCCGTTCACCCTGACGTCCAACGGCGTCGAGGGAAGCGGCTTCGGCGCCATCGTCAACACCCCCGCCGTCGGACGCCCGGACGGCAGCACGACCACCAACACGGCCATGGCGCGCGTAGGCTTCGCCAGCGCCGGGCTCGCCGGGCTCTGCGGCATCGTCCACCAGACGATCGCGGGAGTCCCGTACTCGCTGCTCCTGACGGGCGGCCAGAAGGTGACGGCCAACCCGCCCGGCACCTTCACCACCGACATCGACGCCTCGAACCTCTACATCCAGGCGACCGAACTCCAGGCGTACGGACCCACCACCCTCCAGAACGCGGTGCTCGGCCAGTCCGCCGACCAGGTCACCGTCGCCGGGAAGCCGCTCACGGGCGCGCTGCCCGGCGGGTTCGGGCTCGGTTCGGCGGGCGGCGAGGGAGGCAGCTCCATCAAGCTGCACGGACTCAACGCCACGGCCTACGACGCGGAGATGGCGGGCGCGCTCGTCCTGCCCGACCTGAAGATCAGGGTCGTCGCGGGAACGGCCACCACATGCTGA
- a CDS encoding HipA family kinase: MLTEVTATRYVTPLREGGSLPGIVEADDLGTYVMKFTGAGQGRKTLVAEVICGQLARRLGLRVPELVSIQLDPVIGLSEPDQEVQELLKASGGLNLGMDFLPGSLGFDPLAYEVDPAEAGKVVWFDAVINNVDRSWRNPNMLVWHGDLWLIDHGATMIWHHNWPGAQASAAKPYDASDHALAPYAPDVATAAAELAPLVTRELLDEVAADVPDEWLVDEPGFGSTDEVRAAYVAALLPRAATIHERITLGPRTESRPQQPPGWLAERLAPRTHSTEKDSTP, encoded by the coding sequence ATGCTTACAGAAGTGACAGCGACCCGCTATGTCACCCCCTTGCGTGAGGGCGGCTCGCTCCCCGGGATCGTCGAGGCCGACGACCTCGGTACCTACGTCATGAAGTTCACCGGCGCCGGACAGGGCCGCAAGACCCTGGTCGCCGAGGTCATCTGCGGGCAGCTCGCCCGCAGGCTCGGTCTGCGGGTGCCGGAGCTCGTCTCCATCCAGCTCGACCCGGTCATCGGGCTCTCCGAGCCCGACCAGGAGGTGCAGGAGCTGCTCAAGGCGAGCGGCGGGCTCAACCTGGGCATGGACTTCCTGCCCGGTTCGCTGGGCTTCGACCCGCTGGCCTACGAGGTGGACCCGGCGGAGGCCGGCAAGGTCGTCTGGTTCGACGCGGTCATCAACAACGTCGACCGTTCCTGGCGGAACCCGAACATGCTCGTCTGGCACGGCGACCTGTGGCTCATCGACCACGGCGCCACCATGATCTGGCACCACAACTGGCCGGGCGCCCAGGCCTCCGCGGCCAAGCCGTACGACGCCTCCGACCACGCGCTCGCCCCCTACGCGCCGGACGTCGCCACCGCGGCGGCCGAGCTGGCGCCGCTCGTCACCCGCGAGCTGCTCGACGAGGTCGCCGCCGACGTGCCCGACGAGTGGCTCGTCGACGAGCCCGGCTTCGGCAGCACGGACGAGGTGCGGGCCGCCTACGTCGCGGCGCTGCTGCCGCGCGCCGCCACCATCCACGAGCGGATCACGCTCGGCCCGCGGACCGAGAGCCGGCCGCAGCAGCCGCCGGGCTGGCTCGCCGAGCGCCTCGCGCCCCGGACGCACTCCACCGAGAAGGACAGCACCCCGTGA
- a CDS encoding MerR family transcriptional regulator has translation MAWPTAEVARMSGVTARTLRHYDEIGLLPPAWIGTNGHRYYEEAHLLRLQQILVLRALGLGLPEIGEVLAEQVDEVEALRGHHRRLLAERDRLGALAATVSRTIAELEQSRKDGRPMSGINRPENLFEGVRPSQYGENLREFPELAETVERYTQTLGEDRIEAGQRERTALMIRLAELMVDGRPVDDDEVRAEIEAQYRNLTELRAVSAEEFRAIGRSCVENEQWRAAYEAIAPGLAAYQRDAIEAYVTGGGPA, from the coding sequence ATGGCCTGGCCCACCGCGGAGGTCGCCCGGATGTCGGGCGTGACGGCCCGGACCCTGCGGCACTACGACGAGATCGGACTGCTGCCGCCCGCGTGGATCGGTACCAACGGCCACCGCTACTACGAGGAAGCCCATCTGCTGCGGCTCCAGCAGATCCTCGTGCTGCGGGCGCTGGGCCTGGGACTCCCCGAGATCGGCGAGGTCCTGGCCGAGCAGGTCGACGAGGTGGAGGCCCTGCGGGGCCACCACCGCCGCCTGCTCGCCGAACGCGACCGGCTCGGCGCCCTGGCCGCCACCGTCTCCCGCACGATCGCCGAACTGGAGCAGTCCAGGAAGGACGGCAGACCCATGAGCGGAATCAACCGGCCGGAGAACCTCTTCGAGGGCGTCCGGCCCTCCCAGTACGGGGAGAACCTACGGGAGTTCCCGGAGCTGGCAGAGACCGTCGAGCGGTACACCCAGACGCTGGGCGAGGACCGGATCGAGGCGGGGCAGCGCGAGCGCACGGCTCTGATGATCCGGCTGGCCGAGCTGATGGTCGACGGAAGGCCCGTGGACGACGACGAGGTACGGGCCGAGATCGAGGCCCAGTACCGGAACCTGACCGAGCTCCGCGCGGTGTCCGCCGAGGAGTTCCGGGCGATCGGGCGCTCCTGCGTGGAGAACGAGCAGTGGCGCGCGGCGTACGAGGCGATCGCGCCGGGCCTCGCCGCGTACCAGAGGGATGCGATCGAGGCGTACGTGACGGGCGGCGGGCCTGCCTGA
- a CDS encoding SDR family oxidoreductase, whose product MTAQARPELSGKVALVTGASRGIGYGIAEALVARGDRVVITGRGEEALKEAVERLGADRAIGVPGKAHDEAHQATAVEAAMDGFGRVDFLINNAGTNPVFGPIADLDLGVARKVFETNVVSALGFAQRTWHAWQKEHGGAIVNIASVAGVSASPFIGAYGISKAAMINLTIQLAHEFAPLVRVNAIAPAVVKTKFAQALYEGREAEAAAAYPLGRLGEPEDIGGAAAFLTSSQSEWITGQTLVVDGGIFLNAGVG is encoded by the coding sequence ATGACCGCACAGGCACGGCCGGAACTGTCCGGCAAGGTCGCCCTCGTCACCGGCGCGAGCCGGGGCATCGGCTACGGCATCGCCGAGGCGCTCGTCGCCCGCGGCGACCGGGTCGTCATCACCGGACGCGGCGAGGAGGCCCTCAAGGAGGCCGTCGAGCGCCTCGGCGCCGACCGGGCGATCGGGGTCCCCGGCAAGGCCCACGACGAGGCCCACCAGGCCACCGCCGTGGAGGCGGCGATGGACGGCTTCGGCCGGGTGGACTTCCTGATCAACAACGCCGGTACGAACCCGGTCTTCGGCCCCATCGCCGACCTGGACCTCGGGGTGGCCCGCAAGGTCTTCGAGACCAACGTGGTCTCCGCGCTCGGCTTCGCCCAGCGGACCTGGCACGCCTGGCAGAAGGAGCACGGCGGGGCGATCGTGAACATCGCCTCGGTCGCCGGCGTCTCCGCCTCGCCGTTCATCGGCGCATACGGAATCAGCAAGGCCGCGATGATCAACCTGACCATTCAGCTGGCCCATGAATTCGCCCCGCTCGTGCGGGTCAACGCGATCGCCCCGGCGGTCGTGAAGACGAAATTCGCGCAGGCGTTGTACGAGGGCCGGGAGGCGGAGGCAGCCGCCGCCTACCCGCTCGGCCGGCTCGGCGAGCCCGAGGACATCGGCGGCGCGGCCGCCTTCCTCACCTCCTCCCAGTCGGAGTGGATCACCGGCCAGACGCTCGTCGTCGACGGTGGGATTTTCCTGAACGCCGGAGTCGGGTGA
- a CDS encoding ABC transporter substrate-binding protein: MFNRTSLQAAAALVSISLVSGCSVFSDSDSAGDQRIVVGTTSSPTTLDPAAAWDNSWELFRNVFQTLVSFPTGSTIPDSDAADCKFSDTSSRVFECKLVEGLTFSNGHKLDAKAVQYSIERIRTINHKGGPNGMLGSLDKIETVGDRTVVFRLNKSDATFPFVLATPAMSLVDPAEYPADQLRKDGKLTGSGPYVLDSYTERDKAELTKNPTYKGFADRKNGGVTIRYFDESDAMVAALKEKEIDATYRGLTAEEVVELQDDKPENKGLQIVESTGADIRYLVFNTQDPSVSKLPVRQAIAQVVDRDELVNKVYQGTAEPLYSMVPKGIAAHTTKFFDRYGDPSAKKAKKILRDAGITEPVALTFWYTTDRYGSSTAAEFKELKRQLEESGLFEVTIQGKPWKEFQEGYHKGEYPVFGRGWFPDFPDPDNFVAPFIGKENVLGTPYVSPRITGELLPKSRRESDRGTVTDEFVEAQEIMVQDVRLLPLWQGKLYIAARDDIGGGERALDPQTVMQVWELYRRASW; encoded by the coding sequence GTGTTCAACCGGACCAGTCTGCAGGCCGCTGCAGCCCTTGTGTCCATATCCCTGGTATCCGGATGCAGTGTCTTCTCGGACAGTGATTCCGCCGGGGATCAGAGAATCGTCGTCGGTACGACGAGCTCTCCCACCACGCTTGACCCGGCTGCCGCCTGGGACAACTCCTGGGAGCTCTTCCGGAATGTCTTCCAGACCCTGGTGAGTTTCCCTACGGGCAGCACGATCCCGGATTCGGATGCCGCGGACTGCAAGTTCTCGGACACGTCGAGCCGCGTCTTCGAGTGCAAGCTCGTGGAGGGCCTGACCTTCTCCAACGGGCACAAGCTGGACGCCAAGGCCGTGCAGTACTCGATCGAGCGCATCCGCACGATCAACCACAAGGGCGGCCCCAACGGCATGCTCGGCTCGCTCGACAAGATCGAGACCGTCGGCGACCGGACCGTCGTCTTCCGGCTCAACAAGTCGGACGCCACCTTCCCGTTCGTCCTCGCCACGCCGGCGATGTCGCTCGTGGACCCGGCCGAGTACCCGGCCGACCAGCTCCGCAAGGACGGCAAGCTCACCGGCTCGGGGCCGTACGTCCTCGACTCGTACACCGAGCGCGACAAGGCCGAGCTGACCAAGAACCCCACGTACAAGGGCTTCGCCGACCGTAAGAACGGCGGCGTCACCATCCGGTACTTCGACGAGTCCGACGCGATGGTCGCCGCGCTCAAGGAGAAGGAGATCGACGCCACCTACCGCGGCCTCACCGCCGAGGAGGTCGTCGAGCTCCAGGACGACAAGCCCGAGAACAAGGGCCTTCAGATCGTCGAGTCGACCGGCGCCGACATCCGCTACCTGGTCTTCAACACCCAGGACCCCTCGGTCTCCAAGCTCCCCGTCCGTCAGGCCATCGCCCAGGTCGTCGACCGCGACGAACTGGTCAACAAGGTCTACCAGGGCACGGCCGAGCCCCTGTACTCGATGGTGCCCAAGGGCATCGCGGCTCACACCACCAAGTTCTTCGACCGCTACGGCGACCCGAGCGCCAAGAAGGCGAAGAAGATCCTCCGCGACGCCGGCATCACCGAGCCCGTCGCGCTGACCTTCTGGTACACGACGGACCGGTACGGCTCCTCGACGGCCGCCGAGTTCAAGGAACTCAAGCGTCAGCTGGAGGAGTCCGGCCTCTTCGAGGTCACCATCCAGGGCAAGCCCTGGAAGGAGTTCCAGGAGGGCTACCACAAGGGCGAGTACCCGGTCTTCGGTCGCGGCTGGTTCCCCGACTTCCCGGACCCGGACAACTTCGTGGCGCCGTTCATCGGCAAGGAGAACGTCCTCGGTACGCCCTACGTGAGCCCCAGGATCACCGGCGAACTGCTCCCGAAGTCCCGTCGCGAGAGCGACCGCGGGACCGTCACGGACGAGTTCGTGGAGGCCCAGGAGATCATGGTCCAGGACGTCCGGCTGCTGCCGCTGTGGCAGGGCAAGCTGTACATCGCGGCCCGTGACGACATCGGCGGCGGCGAGCGCGCGCTCGACCCGCAGACGGTCATGCAGGTCTGGGAGCTGTACCGCAGGGCCAGCTGGTAG
- a CDS encoding DUF6230 family protein gives MSPEHPEHPEHPEHPEHPAPLMNPENRRPEGRTHWRRSLAVAVPALLAAGGLGSAMASGALAVGLRIQDRPVDFTTSSLYGTQYGAAVVDQTVVRPDGSTGTVRVLRMGFADGMLNGLCLSRRQQIAGATYTLLLTLGDNDPGSWEIRTKNTVLDLRNATGVLDMDGIVDLNTNGADVRTVKDADGAYVVNPLNSPPHRFGIQARYAKFDRIAGTAQDFQIPGLLTTPKLKLSVLPGTVACPAPAAPTGTPGTP, from the coding sequence ATGAGCCCCGAGCACCCCGAGCACCCCGAGCACCCCGAGCACCCCGAGCACCCCGCGCCCCTCATGAACCCCGAGAACCGCAGGCCGGAAGGGCGCACCCACTGGCGCCGCTCCCTCGCCGTCGCCGTGCCCGCGCTCCTGGCGGCCGGCGGCCTCGGCTCCGCGATGGCGAGCGGCGCCCTCGCCGTCGGACTCCGGATCCAGGACCGGCCCGTCGACTTCACCACCAGCAGCCTGTACGGGACGCAGTACGGCGCCGCCGTCGTCGACCAGACCGTCGTACGGCCCGACGGCTCGACCGGAACGGTACGGGTGCTCCGGATGGGCTTCGCGGACGGGATGCTCAACGGCCTCTGCCTGAGCCGGCGGCAGCAGATCGCGGGAGCCACGTACACCCTGCTCCTCACCCTCGGCGACAACGATCCGGGATCCTGGGAGATCAGGACGAAGAACACCGTCCTCGACCTGCGCAACGCCACCGGGGTCCTCGACATGGACGGCATCGTCGACCTCAACACCAACGGCGCCGACGTGAGGACCGTGAAGGACGCCGACGGCGCGTACGTCGTCAATCCGCTGAACAGTCCGCCGCACCGCTTCGGCATCCAGGCGCGGTACGCCAAGTTCGACCGGATCGCCGGCACCGCCCAGGACTTCCAGATCCCCGGCCTCCTCACCACCCCGAAACTCAAGCTCTCCGTACTCCCGGGCACCGTCGCCTGCCCCGCCCCGGCCGCACCCACCGGCACACCCGGCACGCCGTGA
- a CDS encoding adenosylcobinamide amidohydrolase, which translates to MPSRTLLTSASLSDAALLTHTEQGRDRPLLVWAPGPGVRMVSSAVLGGGIGERQWVINAQVPPGYDRLDPVAHLRELAAGAGLVGAGVGFMTAASVADRCHAEDGGVRTVVTAGIGVRGWAAAPGEGGVAIPRPGTINIIVSLPVPLTDAALVNAVATATEAKVQALVELGADASGTPTDAVCVAAPAPTGSTAEPFAGPRSLWGARLARAVHAATRAACADLIAAEAAKPAG; encoded by the coding sequence GTGCCTTCGCGAACCCTCCTGACCAGCGCGTCTCTCTCCGACGCCGCTCTCCTCACCCACACGGAACAGGGCCGTGACCGGCCGCTCCTGGTGTGGGCCCCCGGGCCGGGCGTCCGCATGGTGTCGAGCGCGGTGCTCGGCGGCGGCATCGGCGAGCGGCAGTGGGTGATCAACGCCCAGGTCCCGCCCGGCTACGACCGGCTCGACCCGGTCGCCCATCTCCGCGAGCTGGCCGCCGGAGCGGGGCTCGTGGGCGCGGGCGTGGGCTTCATGACGGCGGCTTCGGTCGCCGACCGGTGCCACGCCGAGGACGGCGGTGTCCGGACCGTGGTCACCGCCGGGATAGGGGTACGGGGCTGGGCGGCGGCACCGGGAGAGGGCGGCGTCGCGATCCCCCGCCCCGGGACGATCAACATCATCGTGTCGCTGCCGGTCCCCCTCACGGACGCGGCGCTCGTCAACGCGGTCGCCACCGCCACCGAGGCGAAGGTCCAGGCCCTGGTCGAACTCGGCGCGGACGCCTCGGGCACGCCCACGGACGCGGTCTGCGTGGCCGCCCCGGCACCCACCGGATCCACTGCCGAACCGTTCGCCGGCCCGCGCTCCCTGTGGGGCGCGCGCCTGGCCCGGGCCGTGCACGCGGCGACCAGGGCCGCCTGCGCGGACCTGATCGCCGCCGAGGCCGCGAAGCCCGCCGGCTGA
- a CDS encoding group II truncated hemoglobin, which yields MTAEHTNTLYEAMGGADALRRLSETFYEGVLADPLLAPVFADFTAAHVEHVAVWLAEVFSGPAEFTAELGGHQALLRAHLGLGITEEQRLRWMELMTAAVEKELPDDALLRRRVVEYFDWGTRIAKDVSASAPGTDLGEPGPTPRWGWDGLA from the coding sequence ATGACCGCCGAGCACACGAACACTCTGTACGAGGCCATGGGCGGCGCCGACGCGCTGCGCCGGCTCTCCGAGACGTTCTACGAGGGGGTCCTGGCCGACCCCCTCCTCGCCCCCGTCTTCGCCGACTTCACCGCCGCCCACGTGGAGCACGTCGCCGTGTGGCTGGCGGAGGTGTTCTCGGGACCCGCCGAGTTCACGGCGGAGCTCGGCGGCCACCAGGCCCTGCTCCGCGCCCACCTCGGACTCGGCATCACGGAGGAACAGCGGCTGCGCTGGATGGAGTTGATGACGGCGGCCGTGGAGAAGGAACTGCCGGACGACGCCCTGCTGCGCCGCCGGGTGGTGGAGTACTTCGACTGGGGCACGCGGATCGCCAAGGACGTCTCGGCCTCGGCACCCGGCACGGACCTCGGCGAGCCGGGCCCCACACCGCGCTGGGGCTGGGACGGCCTCGCCTGA
- a CDS encoding DUF6114 domain-containing protein codes for MLSRLGSAYAWFRAFRRTRPFWGGVWLVAGGWTVLKFSLGSLQLIVSTGFGGVAGYLVGGGMILCGLIPMALPGQRYTFGLIGVVLAVVSLVVSNLGGFLLGMTLGVLGGSMTVGWGARRPRRRAAVEAEG; via the coding sequence ATGCTGAGCCGACTGGGGTCCGCGTACGCGTGGTTCCGCGCCTTCCGCCGTACGCGACCGTTCTGGGGCGGGGTATGGCTGGTCGCAGGGGGCTGGACGGTCCTCAAGTTCTCCCTCGGCTCCCTGCAGCTGATCGTCAGCACGGGCTTCGGGGGAGTGGCCGGCTACCTCGTCGGCGGCGGGATGATCCTGTGCGGTCTCATCCCGATGGCCCTGCCCGGCCAGCGGTACACCTTCGGGCTCATCGGCGTGGTCCTCGCGGTCGTCTCGCTCGTCGTCTCCAACCTCGGCGGCTTCCTGCTCGGCATGACGCTCGGCGTCCTCGGCGGTTCCATGACGGTCGGCTGGGGCGCCAGGCGGCCCCGCCGCCGGGCGGCCGTGGAGGCGGAGGGGTGA
- a CDS encoding DUF3037 domain-containing protein, whose product MTDRDVFEYALLRVVPRVERGECFNAGVVVYCRARSYVAARTYLDEAKLSVLDPAADVTGVRAALRAVEGVCLGGDAAGQAAGDDAGRRFRWLIAPRSTVVQPGPVHTGLTADPEAEVERLLDLLVR is encoded by the coding sequence GTGACCGACCGCGATGTCTTCGAGTACGCGCTGCTGCGCGTGGTGCCGCGGGTCGAGCGCGGCGAGTGCTTCAACGCGGGCGTGGTCGTCTACTGCCGCGCCCGGTCCTACGTGGCCGCCCGTACGTACCTGGACGAGGCGAAGCTGTCGGTGCTCGATCCGGCGGCCGACGTGACCGGTGTCAGGGCCGCGCTGCGCGCGGTCGAGGGGGTCTGTCTGGGGGGTGACGCGGCCGGTCAGGCCGCGGGTGACGACGCCGGGCGGCGCTTCCGCTGGCTGATCGCGCCGCGTTCCACGGTCGTCCAGCCGGGGCCGGTCCACACGGGACTCACCGCCGACCCGGAGGCCGAGGTGGAGCGGCTGCTGGACCTCCTCGTGCGCTGA
- the ung gene encoding uracil-DNA glycosylase, which translates to MTDTSMLPESWRGVLGEELQKPYFAQLTEFVEEERAKGPVFPPKDEVFAALDATPYDKVKVLILGQDPYHGEGQGHGLCFSVRPGVKTPPSLRNIYKEMQAELGHPIPDNGYLMPWAEQGVLLLNAVLTVRSGEANSHKGKGWEKFTDAVITAVASRPDPAVFVLWGNYAQKKLPLIDEERHVVVKGAHPSPLSAKKFFGSQPFTQIDAAVAAQGHEPIDWRIPDLG; encoded by the coding sequence GTGACCGACACCAGCATGCTGCCCGAGTCCTGGCGGGGTGTTCTCGGCGAGGAGCTGCAGAAGCCGTACTTCGCGCAGCTCACCGAGTTCGTCGAGGAGGAGCGCGCCAAGGGACCGGTCTTCCCCCCGAAGGACGAGGTGTTCGCCGCCCTCGACGCCACCCCGTACGACAAGGTGAAGGTCCTGATCCTCGGTCAGGACCCCTACCACGGCGAGGGGCAGGGCCACGGCCTCTGCTTCTCCGTCCGGCCCGGGGTGAAGACCCCGCCCTCCCTGCGGAACATCTACAAGGAGATGCAGGCCGAGCTCGGCCACCCGATCCCGGACAACGGCTATCTGATGCCGTGGGCCGAGCAGGGCGTCCTGCTGCTCAACGCCGTGCTGACCGTCCGCTCCGGCGAGGCGAACTCGCACAAGGGCAAGGGCTGGGAGAAGTTCACCGACGCGGTCATCACCGCCGTCGCCTCGCGGCCCGACCCCGCCGTCTTCGTCCTCTGGGGCAACTACGCGCAGAAGAAGCTGCCGCTCATCGACGAGGAGCGGCACGTGGTGGTGAAGGGCGCCCACCCGTCGCCGCTGTCGGCGAAGAAGTTCTTCGGATCGCAGCCCTTCACCCAGATCGACGCGGCCGTCGCGGCCCAGGGACACGAGCCGATCGACTGGCGCATCCCGGACCTCGGCTGA